The following is a genomic window from Elaeis guineensis isolate ETL-2024a chromosome 10, EG11, whole genome shotgun sequence.
CAAACACTTATTTAACCGCAAACCAAGAAATCGCCTAATAGAAGCAAATGATCTCATGATCATGAACCAAACACTTGCACTACACCGTTTGTAGCCTTCTTTACTAGTTGTTATCCATCCAGAATTGAGCCTGGAGATACTTGATGGTGTCCTGGCCCACTTGGAAGGCCTTAGCCAAAACCGCATCAGAGATGGGCGGGTTTGATCCGAAGACAGCATTTGCTATAGTGATCACACCGGGGTTCTGGCTGCTTAGGGCTGCAATGGCCACGGCAGGTGTCGAACCATGGTTGAATTGGAAATGGATTAAACCTTCGGGAAACACGAAGACATCACCCTTATTGAGCATCTTAGTGAAGAGAAGGTTGCCGTTGTTGGTGTTGGATGTGACAAAGCCGACGTAAAGCGTGCCTTCCAACACGGTCAGGATCTCGGTGGCCCGCGGGTGGGTGTGTGGTGGGTTGAGACCGTAAGGTGCATAGTCTATTCGAGCCAAGGAGATGCCGAGGGTGTTGAGCCCTGCAATTTGGTTCACATTCACCTGTGTCACCTTGGACCCAAGCTGGTTCGACGTGTTGCCAGGCTTGTCAAGGCCGGAGAAGAAGAAGTCGTCCGCTGTCACGTGCATCGGTGGCTTGCACACAAAACCATTCACAAGGACTGCATGCATCCAAAGGAAGACGCTAAGCGACAAAGGATAACTTGCAAAACAGTATGGTGAAATCAACCAGTAAAAGATAAGAGTGAAGAGTAATTAATTA
Proteins encoded in this region:
- the LOC140852015 gene encoding putative germin-like protein 2-1, whose amino-acid sequence is MASHILFFALLALASSHVNVMASDPSQLQDFCVADLKSPVLVNGFVCKPPMHVTADDFFFSGLDKPGNTSNQLGSKVTQVNVNQIAGLNTLGISLARIDYAPYGLNPPHTHPRATEILTVLEGTLYVGFVTSNTNNGNLLFTKMLNKGDVFVFPEGLIHFQFNHGSTPAVAIAALSSQNPGVITIANAVFGSNPPISDAVLAKAFQVGQDTIKYLQAQFWMDNN